The genomic DNA CCTCCAGCTGCCTTACACAACACACAGGGACTATCACCTTTCTTTGCTGGCATTCATGCAGGCTATCTGTTTGCTTGCTAAAGGCAGGACTATCCATCACACCTTTCTTTTGTGACAACGCGTGTGATGTTTCACTGAGAACAATGGGATAAGCAGGTAAATGTAGtgttgagtaaaaaaaagatgCTTACTGGAAAATGAGACGTTTTCAACAGTAAAAGGaaactttttaatttgtaaCTGACTTCAATTGTAGTTGAAATTTGATATAGACTGTGTCTAAAACTAACAAATTCACATTTTCAAGTTTCAATCAGATTCAAATGCCAACATTCAATGTAATTTATCTTATCACAACCATATTCAGTTGATAAGCGTTGCAGCTCTTGCATCATAATCTGGAAAATACCACTTCCATCCACCTTCCCAAACAATGGCTCCAATCGGGTGTAAATCCGGTGAACTCCCTGACCCTGAAACCCTGGATCTGGATCCACCAGTTTAGCAACAAGGAAGCCTCTGACCAAATTCCCTTATGCCAGTTAACCCGCATATCTTGCCACCAAATGCAAAGTAGCTTACTAGACAAGCTACAGCCATACATATTCACAGTAGTGCTGCAGTTATTGGGTTGAGAGTTACACTTAAAGTTACACATTTCAATGCATCAGCCCTACTATGTAAGTTTTATCGGACTttaatagttgtaatccacagaagacaatccacaaatgtgtaccatgatcgaCAAATATTTCATTAtccacaaaaatgtatttttgtatttgtgttgtgttaagtcacatccacaaaaatacagggcgatttgcaaatactcGTAATTTACTCTGTAAAGACGTATTTTAATTCCACATCCGAATGTTATAGGTTACATttaaagtgatatatatatgcatttatGCATCGATTTAtacacgtggaatgatatttgcacATTTGTGGAACGCTTCCTGTGGGTTTGTAATTTCCCTCCTGTATGTTTGGAGATTTGTGTCCAATTTGTACCACAGAAGATACATTTGTAGATTGTCTTTTCTGGACTATTAAAGTCCAATAAAGCTTCCATACCATATGTGTCATCAAAATTCCCTTTACCGTTTATGACAACTTCCTTCACACATACCTGCACATATATCTGTACACGTCTCACAGAGTAAAACAATGCATGTTTGCTGATTGGAGCCAGATGACTTGAGCTCTTTGTCTCGGTGAAACTTAGCATTCAGTTAGTGAGAGGATAGGACTTTACTTTCATGACTGcgttatttacatttatttgaatggCACATGTGGAAACAAAGGGAGACTAAATATTTATGCCAGATTCAGATACAGATACTTCTGCAGCCTATATGAGGCACACATCCTCCTATTGTACCCAGCTGACCTGAACTTGTAAAGGTAAAGAGAGCACTTGTGAAGAattaaatgttatatatatttatgtttttctaaTGAACCCCAacaggaggagtggaggagataACATCTGTGTTATTACTGCCACCCACAGGTTAGGTGCTGACATGATGATGGGAGTATTTACTCCACATGAGGCGGTTGTGTCAGTATTTGACCTTATCAGCAGATGGCAGTAGTGATATACAGAGCaattgggaaaaaaaactgtgacaAAAGCACATGACTCCAGATTACTTTATGTGCATGTAATTGTGGGGCTTTGCAAAAACTATCAACCCATTATATCATCATATAATCACCTTCAAGCATATAAAATACCATAAAATAATTAGCATAAACTCACTAAACTTTACAGCTGATTACCAGAAGTGATACGTAACAATATTTTAGGGGATTAGATTTGAAGGTGTGCAGTAGCTTTAGAGATGAGATAATCAGCAACATGTTAATTGGAGGTGTTTTACATCTCAGCTGGGTGTGGGGTACCCGTGGGTTCTTGTAATGAATATGTCTTAATTGTGGCAGGCTATTTGACATTTGAAAAAGTCCGATGAGTCCCTCTCATTCTTGACACCCATTTGCATTTCCATCTTTAAGGTCAAACGGGTATGAATAATACATTAAGGAGGTTCTTAAGCTCACAGCCAGCCATACCTATCTTCACAAAGGCACCAGCTGAGTGTTGCTAAGCTCGGTGAATGTTACAGAAACAATCAATTAATATCACTTTGGGAAACCACATGCGAAGTAAATGCAGCTTCCTGTTATTAATGGGAATATAAGGTCACGAGTCAATGGAAGATATAGGATCAGCCTGTTAGTTTTATGTAGTCTACTTGATAATGTGATTTTATTGTGTGCATTTAGAGTAAACGGTGCTGTCGGGTGTGTTTCACTTATTTAAAGTGTTGctctttttttaacaattttagTGACTTATCAACTGATAGTTCTCGGTGCAATATTACTACACACTATCAAAGGGTTAACCTGGAATAAATTCAAGATCAAAGGAAGGCCCAGAAAAGAACCTTGGCAAGAGATTGGAAGAATTTAATGAGCAAAAATTAACATGTATTAAATCTGACCTCGTGCTTACATGGCAGATGTTGAGTGGAGCAGCAACCAGATACGTTATTAGAGATAAACAGTGGCATGTTGCCTTTTGAGTGGAGCATGGGAACTTTAAGATAACACACCTTTTTATTCCATTTCAAATAAAACTGAGTAGAATGCTTTAAAATCCTCCGTGCTCATGTTTTATGTATTACGCTTCATTGATCAGATTGtgttgtaataataatgatatatttcATGGGATTTCCTTCAATATGATAATACTTCAACAAGATAAAAAGAGGCATAAGCAGGAGAATGTATTTAATAAAAGAAGAAGCATTTGAAGCCATTCACTTGGGGGCTGAGTTTCATAATAAGGGTACTGTCTTAGGAGAATTGAACATTGCACTGGATGCATAGCCTTGAGGAGACAGATTTGCTGGCTGTTTTGACAACTCATTACCTATAATTTCACTGACGGATTGGTGAAGTGGCCCAGAGTCGGCAGCCGTGGCACCAGAGACTCTGTGGTTTGTGCCTGGAATGATGTAAGATATAGAGCAGCAAAGATTTATTATGGCTAATGATTGCTTAAAACAGAGCGGGGGGAGACTTGACAGTTTGGTGCCTCTGCGGGGCGAAACGGAAACACATCCTCAGTCCACCTGTCTGTAGTTTTAGGAGAAGCCTGTTTGAAAGAGAGGTAATGATAAATAATATCTGAGGAGTAAAATCCGAGATATTTCTGACAATATCCAGATCGTTATTGTGGCATCTAAGCTTGAAATCAATTAACCCAGACTCCCCCCTGTGTGCCTGGGGGTGCTGTCTACTCTCTGGAAACTTTTTTGGTTACATACACATATTGAATGATCCAATCAGCTCAAATACTGTTGAAAAGTAATATTTCCCAGCTCTGTAGATCTCCCTGTGGGTAAGATCTTGAGGAGAGGAGGTAGGGTGGGTGTCAGTGGGCTCGTCCAGGCCAGTCCCCCCCCCGCTGCTCTGACATAATTGGTCCATCCCTGGCACCACTCCTCATCTCCAAAGCCACCAAAAACTGTAACCTACCTTGTGTATTTTTCACTAATTGAAATGCCTAATGAGGTCCCAGGGGCTCCATCCCATTACCTCCGAGTTAATTAAAGCCTAAGCAGTGTGCCAAACGGTGAATAAAGATGCAGTAAAAGTGCAAGAGGAACAGGGAACCCGAGCAGGGTTCGGTGTGCTGGGATGGGGCTgacctgctttttttttgtcattgttgtggGACGCTATATTCCGAGACGGAGCAGATGtctagtatttttttatttgtattttatttatgacTTCAAATtttgtttctcattttccagTGTGGTTAGCCTAATTCTGctttattaaacattaaactcGCACAGTAAGGTTTTTATGAAAGCAGAACACAAGACTGAAAAAATGGCAGGTGTTAGGGACTTTTATGCAATTTCAGCTGTAATAAAATTATACTGCTCATTAAATCGACATTTGTAACACCTACAAAAGGCAGTTATCGACTTGTTATGCACTGTGGTCACTAGTCTGAGATATTAATTCCAAACCGCATTACCTTGTTAAAGAAACCTCTCTTtattaaatgacaaaaacatgggctgacaaaatgtgaaaaaacaaaaagagacatTTCTTTTAAGAAACAAtttcaaatgtttatttaacatgtcaaAGAAAGGGGCACACACTCGTGAATTGAAAAGGGGGGCTGCAATTATTGGCCAGTACTATGACTTAAATTTAATACTAACATTAATCAGGTTTTggctaaaaagaaaacatgttttttgttcctttttgtttttataaagaaACTTTATGTACATTGGTTCTTTTATACAAGAGGTTCATTGGATAAATGcatcaaaaaaaagaaaccagttCTGCAGTAAActttacaaaaaatacattttgttttcattgagaGATGTAGAAAAGGAGACAGTCAAATATTGACCAATAATATTTCTTCCTTTtcattatttagaaaaaaagctGTTCTAATACCTATTTTAAAGAAAAGCAATATACAGCACAATAAATGGGGGGAAATCGCCATTGTGGATTCATTCGGATTGTTTAGTAACCAAGGAGAGGGGCTGCGACTGGAACAGGGCATGATGGGAGTGAAGGGCTGCCTGATGGAAcggggaaggaggagagagcaTGGAGTGGTGCAGGGAGGTGAAGGGGATTGGCCGGGTGAGGATGGGTGTAGTCGGCTGGCTACCTGAAGTACCAATTGGGATGGAGAGGTGGgtatgggaggaggaggaggaagaggaggaggaggaagaagaggatgtAGATCCAGAAGCCTTCCCAGCTAGGGAGAAGTGGTGGTGGTGCATGCGTCCCTCCGGTTTGGTGGTGAGCGACAGCGGCTGGGCCTGCTCGGAGTGAGTGGCGGCGGGGGCGGCCGGGGAGGCCAGGGCTGCAGAGGGAGTGGCCGGCGAGTCCAGCATGCTGCCGTGGGACGACGCCGGGCTGTCGCACATCTTCTCCGAGGGCAGGTACTGCACGCACTGCTTCTTGCTTCTTATCGAGAAGTCTAAGGGGGGATGGGAGAAACACAGGAGAAGTGAGGAAGCTGAATTATGGATCTGCTGCTGGCTTCAAATCTGGTTCATGTCCCTCAATGCTGCCGGTGACAGAAGTGATCGTCAAAAACAGTGAAGACGGTGGCAGTGAAAGTTGTGACATGTTCAAATCAACTCGAAAAAACACAGTGAAACATGATGTTAAACATATTCAGATGGTATGCGAtcatgatgttaaaaaaaagaacattacaCGCTTCACCAAAATGTGCACTGAAGTGTGGAAAGATCTCTAATTTTGGGCACATTACGGTGGTCATTTGGTTGCACGGCAACAGACATACCTGCCACTATTAGCACTGAACCTCATAAGCTGCTTGTCAAAGTGTAGAAGCAGGGAAAGAAGTTAGTAAGTGTTAGTGAAGGAAAGAATCCATGCAGGAAAAAGgtagataaaaaataatagaataaaggTGCAGTGTTTCAAATAAAACCCTCACTGTTAGTTTCTAGagttattatttgttattcCAGTTTGTGAAAGGAGGAAAAGACCTCTTACCTTCTGGTTTTGAGTCGGGCTTattgtctctcttcctctttttccgCTTTCCCTGCACAGATCAAACAATGCTGTTAAAAAAGTATTCATAGTGAAAGTAAACCACTTTACTGACATCGGTGAGATTACTATAATTAACTGAAAGTCATATTTGACTGAGCCTGGTGAGAAAGAAAATCTTGTTTCTAACTTCCTCATGATGATTGAAACGTGCTACTCACATAGTTGTCTCGTGCTGACCACCCTGGATAGAGCTGGGAGTGCAGTTGCCTCTCTTTTCTGGCCAGCTCGTAGTATTTGGCTTGTTCCTCTCTTGACAGGGAATGCCACTGTGGGCAAAGACAGAAGATATCAAAGGAttgctaaacacacacacatatagttaTAAACTCTTACGCACATCTGTGCTACTTACCCGTCTCCCAAGGATCTGGTTGATGGCGGCGCTCTCTTTCAGAGTGCACTCCGCCACTACTTTGGCTCTCATCTCCTTCATATACAGCATGAAAGCATTCAGAGGTTTCTTGATATGGGGCCTCTTGTCCTCCTCTTTCTTGGGAGCAACGGGGGATTTCCTGCTAATCcgaaacattaaaaaatatgccGTTAATAAGCCGTGAATGGCGGAGAGGTGCTGGTGAATTAGAGCGAACAAGGGGAAATATTGTGCAGCGACAACAGCAGGTTTttgaaaatactttattttaaacGTTCTCTTACGCATGCATGGAGGGGCTCATGTCACAGGGCTCCTGTTTGATAGCCGGGGAGACGATGGCGGGATGGGGAATGCCAGTCTGGTGGAGGCCGTGCGGAGGCGGAGACACCATGTGAGGGGAGAAACGGCTGGACACCAAGCTGTGAGGGAGACAGGAGGCGACATTTTAACAGTCGGGTTTGAAACTCTTAGACCGGATGCAACATAAGCATGTGCGAATCCTCTGTTAACCTGACGAGAAAAAAGGTTCAGCTAACTTGGCACCTTCATAACCGCCCCGCCTCGCCCTCCGGATAAAATTCACCATGCCTACTGCGTCCGTCTAGACTaaattcatacacacacaatgaGTTACATGCTCGCTTTTTGTTCAAATAAAGACTTTTTCAAAAGCCCCTTTATTCAGGAGTGGCTGGAGAAAAGTGGAGTGTgttgttaccatgacgacagcATGGCCGTGACACCTGAAACCACTTTCCTTACCACGTTCCAGGGAGCGTTCTGACAGCCGTCCACACAGAACACCTTTACAAAAAAAGTGTCTTTCCAATTGTTAATACAATGGAGCATTGTAATGAACAAGGGGGGAATTAAGCTCCATATCCCTCTATCACACACGCTCGTTAAGGTTAGACTGGAAAATTCCTCTATTTTAACATGTCACACAGGCTGTCATGAGAGACAAAGCACAATATATAGCCTTGTGCTCGCAGTCATCAGCTTCACCTTATGATTCACGAACCCAGAGTTCACTTATATACACACAGAGGCTTATTTAACTGTCGCAAACACAACATTGGAGTCCAGGTTCACACAGAGATGGTTCAAAGCTTGTTTCAACTCCTCATTCAATATTTACTATCTCACTGAATATAAAATCTGAtctagtaaagtaaagtaatgaagtagtaaaaaaaaaaaagtgtaaatacATGAAGTCTAATGAAATATCTGTCATTAAGAACTTtgctttattttccatttttttctttataccaCTTAATAATTCATGCTGTGTAAACAAGGAGGTGCCATATCATCCCCTCGGTAATAAACCTATACCGACTAAATCTGTAAACATCCCACTTAGTCCCTGATGAATAACTCAACGCTGCTCCGAGCGATGGCACGCAGTCAAGCTCCACATTTTGAAAATAATGCTCCCATTAGCATTCACGCTATGCAGTCGTATTTAtgttacctacagtatgttGCTGCCTTAAGATTTTATTCCTactttaattcatatttgcttctttttttactgCGTTATCACAAttttaaatttatatattttgattaACAATGTCATTTCAAATTCATAATAAAGTTGAAATAGTGTAAAAACTTGTTAGGTGTGCTGCGATTGTTGTGAGTCGGTCTCCGGATTGAGCTACACATCCTATTGATCACAGAGACCCTTCTGAATATTTCATCTCGTACCAACACCGGAAGGCTCGCTACAAATCTTTCCAATTTTGGAAAGAGGGTCAGAGAGTTTAGTCTGATTGGACGTGTAGGTTCAGATGAGCTTTGATTTGTCGTTATCGATTCGCGGCCCTTTCATCTCTgcggtgcgtgtgtgtgtgtgtgtgtgtgtgttgtggagtGGCTCAGAACATTGGCCTGACCACAGAAGTTTAGCTCCGAGAGAAAAGACAGGAGAGGAGTGCTGAATGCCAATAACGCCTTCCCtctatttaagaagctgaactTGTCTGTGATAGACTCTGCAGTCCTGACACCGCTGCCTGCCCGTGATCTGACAATTTTGCCAGAAGTGGAAAGTGTGTTATTCAAAATAAGTGCTATTTCTGTAAAATGTTGCCAAAACAGTTTAACAATGCAAATAATGGACGTTTTTAAAAGTGCACACCTGCCATTTATTTTACCTAGTGTTTAAAAAGGCAGGAGAAATGTGATTACAGCATGTCATAGAGGCAGCAGATATTAGATGTCTCCCCTTTGGGAGGGTGGGGGTGTTGCCAAACATGATCCGCTCACCTGGACATGGATGCAT from Sebastes fasciatus isolate fSebFas1 chromosome 6, fSebFas1.pri, whole genome shotgun sequence includes the following:
- the tcf7l1b gene encoding transcription factor 7-like 1-B isoform X1, coding for MPQLNGGGGDDLGANDEMISFKDEGEQEEKISENVSAERDLDDVKSSLVNESENNSSSSDSEQAERRPQTRPDLESYEKARDYFSEALRRQQDGGFFKSPHYPGYPFLMIPDLSNPYLSNGSLSPSARTYLQMKWPLLDVPGSGLKDSRSPTPGHLSNKVPVVQHAHHVHPLTPLITYSNEHFSPGTPPSHLSPEILDPKTGIPRTPHPSELSPYYPLSPGAVGSIAHPLGWLMPQQGQHMYSIPPGGFRHPYPALAMNASMSSLVSSRFSPHMVSPPPHGLHQTGIPHPAIVSPAIKQEPCDMSPSMHARKSPVAPKKEEDKRPHIKKPLNAFMLYMKEMRAKVVAECTLKESAAINQILGRRWHSLSREEQAKYYELARKERQLHSQLYPGWSARDNYGKRKKRKRDNKPDSKPEDFSIRSKKQCVQYLPSEKMCDSPASSHGSMLDSPATPSAALASPAAPAATHSEQAQPLSLTTKPEGRMHHHHFSLAGKASGSTSSSSSSSSSSSSSHTHLSIPIGTSGSQPTTPILTRPIPFTSLHHSMLSPPSPFHQAALHSHHALFQSQPLSLVTKQSE
- the tcf7l1b gene encoding transcription factor 7-like 1-B isoform X2, translated to MPQLNGGGGDDLGANDEMISFKDEGEQEEKISENVSAERDLDDVKSSLVNESENNSSSSDSEQAERRPQTRPDLESYEKARDYFSEALRRQQDGGFFKSPHYPGYPFLMIPDLSNPYLSNGSLSPSARTYLQMKWPLLDVPGSGLKDSRSPTPGHLSNKVPVVQHAHHVHPLTPLITYSNEHFSPGTPPSHLSPEILDPKTGIPRTPHPSELSPYYPLSPGAVGSIAHPLGWLMPQQGQHMYSIPPGGFRHPYPALAMNASMSSLVSSRFSPHMVSPPPHGLHQTGIPHPAIVSPAIKQEPCDMSPSMHAKSPVAPKKEEDKRPHIKKPLNAFMLYMKEMRAKVVAECTLKESAAINQILGRRWHSLSREEQAKYYELARKERQLHSQLYPGWSARDNYGKRKKRKRDNKPDSKPEDFSIRSKKQCVQYLPSEKMCDSPASSHGSMLDSPATPSAALASPAAPAATHSEQAQPLSLTTKPEGRMHHHHFSLAGKASGSTSSSSSSSSSSSSSHTHLSIPIGTSGSQPTTPILTRPIPFTSLHHSMLSPPSPFHQAALHSHHALFQSQPLSLVTKQSE